Below is a genomic region from Ammonifex degensii KC4.
GGTAAGATCAGGTAAACAAAGGTGCTCTTGAACGGCAGCCGGATGCCCAGAAAGAGCAACAGAAGATAAGTGACCAGTTCGGCCACCAAGGTAACTGACCCGGTAACCAGGGCGCAAGTCAAGCTGCTCTCCCGGTAAAAGAAAGCTCCCGCCTGCCCCGCCAGGTAACCAGCCAGAAGCTTGGTCAAAGCGTTAAGCCCCACGAATCCCCCGGTCACCAGATCGCAGATCAGGCCCGCTACCGCTCCCCAGAGCCCCCCTTCCCTAGGACCCCGCCAGAAGCCGATAAAAGCAGCCAATATAAGCAAAAGATCGGGTCTTACCCCCGCCACCCGCAAATAGGTCAAAACCGTGGTCTGTAGAAGCAAACTAAAACCGATGAGCAAAAGCAGGATGAAGGTCTGCACCTACTTCGCCGCCCCGCTTACTACTTCTTCAACAGCACCAGAACCTCCTGGACCCGGTTGAGATCTACCACCGGTTTCAGGTAGATGGTGCGGAAAAGCCCTCCTTCTCCTTCCTCCACCCGCGCCACCCTGCCCACGGGAATGCCGGGAGGGAAAA
It encodes:
- the mreD gene encoding rod shape-determining protein MreD, with product MQTFILLLLIGFSLLLQTTVLTYLRVAGVRPDLLLILAAFIGFWRGPREGGLWGAVAGLICDLVTGGFVGLNALTKLLAGYLAGQAGAFFYRESSLTCALVTGSVTLVAELVTYLLLLFLGIRLPFKSTFVYLILPVTAYNAIAAVVLFHLWQRLLPRRFKVR